A single genomic interval of Trichosurus vulpecula isolate mTriVul1 chromosome 6, mTriVul1.pri, whole genome shotgun sequence harbors:
- the LOC118854790 gene encoding LOW QUALITY PROTEIN: G-protein coupled receptor 1-like (The sequence of the model RefSeq protein was modified relative to this genomic sequence to represent the inferred CDS: inserted 1 base in 1 codon), with product MKRHQDIVEEFDYLFDEFGNYTHPFEYFQGELELEEKAHLGAVQWISLVLYSLAFVLGVPGKAIIIWFTGFKWEKTVATLWFLNLAVTDFIFVVFLPLYISYVAMNFHWPFGTWLCKANSFIAXLNMFASVFFLTVISLDHYIHLIHAVFSQCYRTLKNTLFVICVVWLVAFMISGPTLCFGETLDLNNHTICYNNFHQSDAGIVLMRHHVLTWIKFVLGYLLPLLTMIICYSLLALQVKRRATLTTSKHFWTILAMVLAFVICWIPFHLFSIWELSVHHSSHFHHMLQVGLPLCTGLAFFNSCLNPLLYILISKKFQARFRTSVAELLKHALREVSWSGTTSQQFKHSEAKNLCLLEMAP from the exons atgaaaaggcaccAAGATATCGTGGAAGAGTTTGACTATCTTTTTGATGAATTTGGTAATTACACTCATCCCTTTGAGTATTTTCAAGGAGAGTTGGAATTGGAAGAGAAGGCTCACCTGGGAGCTGTGCAGTGGATTTCCCTTGTGTTATATAGTCTAGCATTTGTCCTTGGGGTGCCAGGAAAAGCCATCATCATCTGGTTCACAGGGTTTAAGTGGGAAAAGACAGTGGCTACTCTTTGGTTCCTCAATCTGGCTGTCACGGATTTCATCTTTGTTGTCTTCCTACCTCTTTACATCTCCTATGTGGCCATGAATTTCCATTGGCCCTTTGGCACCTGGCTGTGTAAAGCCAACTCCTTCATTG TGTTGAACATGTTTGCTAGTGTGTTCTTCCTCACGGTGATCAGCCTGGACCATTATATTCATCTGATTCATGCTGTCTTCTCTCAATGTTACCGGACGCTAAAGAACACCCTTTTTGTCATTTGTGTAGTCTGGCTGGTGGCGTTTATGATCAGTGGCCCTACCCTGTGCTTCGGAGAAACTCTTGACCTCAACAACCACACCATCTGCTACAACAATTTCCACCAGAGTGATGCCGGCATTGTTTTAATGAGGCACCATGTTCTGACCTGGATAAAATTTGTTTTGGGTTACCTCCTTCCCCTGCTCACCATGATCATCTGTTACTCACTTCTTGCCCTCCAGGTGAAGAGGAGAGCAACCTTGACCACCAGCAAGCACTTCTGGACCATACTGGCCATGGTGCTGGCCTTTGTGATTTGTTggattccctttcacctctttaGCATTTGGGAGCTGTCAGTTCACCACAGCAGCCACTTCCACCACATGCTTCAGGTGGGACTCCCACTCTGTACTGGTCTGGCCTTCTTCAATAGCTGCCTGAACCCTCTTCTCTACATCTTGATTAGTAAGAAGTTCCAAGCTCGCTTCCGGACTTCAGTTGCTGAGCTCTTAAAGCATGCATTACGTGAGGTCAGCTGGTCTGGGACAACAAGCCAACAGTTTAAACACTCAGAGGCCAAGAATCTGTGCCTCCTAGAAATGGCTCCATGA